GCAGACGGTCGCGGTTCTCAGTCCGAGCCATTGAATCACGGTCGGCGGTCGCCGGCGAGCGCCTTTTTAAACAACCTGCCAGACCCTCCCAAGGTAAGCCTCCGAGGGGAGACGCCTTGCGGTGGGCTGGCCTGATGGTTGAGAACTGTACGTATGGACAGCCATACGATCAGTGCGTTGAATCGACTGGAAGTGGTTGATACAGGCCGGCGGCGGCGTTGGTCTGAGGGAGAGAAAGCGCGGATTGTTTTGGAGAGCCTATCCGAGCCGCGCGCGGCGACAGCCCCGCGATACGGCTTGTCGCGTTCTCTATTGGTGACTTGGCCGAAAAGCCTTCGCGGGGACGCGAACCAAATCCGATGCTGGCTTGGTCCGGTTGTGGCCGAGGGGGTGCCCGCGCGTCAGTGGCGGCGTCATCGGAGAGCGCGACTGCCCATTCGACGGAGCGTCGGATCGAGATCGAGCTAACCGGCAGGCGGCGGGTCATTGTTGATGCGGGCGTCGACGTTGAGGTGCTTCGCCGGATCATCGAGGTTATGGATCGGCGATGATTCCGGTTCCTACGGGAGTTCGGGTGTGGCTGGCGACGGGCCACACTGACATGCGTAAAGGCTTCGCCTCATTGTCACTGCAGGTGCAAGAGGTGCTGCGCCGCGATCCGCTGAGTGGTCATTTGTTCTGCTTCCGCGAACGCAGAGGCGATCTATTGAAAGTGATCTGGCATGACGGCCAGGGAGCATGCCTGTTTGCGAAGAAACTCGAGAGAGGTCGTCTTTGTCTGGCCGTCGCTGGCGGACG
This genomic interval from Bradyrhizobium sp. CB82 contains the following:
- the tnpB gene encoding IS66 family insertion sequence element accessory protein TnpB (TnpB, as the term is used for proteins encoded by IS66 family insertion elements, is considered an accessory protein, since TnpC, encoded by a neighboring gene, is a DDE family transposase.), which gives rise to MRKGFASLSLQVQEVLRRDPLSGHLFCFRERRGDLLKVIWHDGQGACLFAKKLERGRLCLAVAGGRRGVDLAGADELSVVRHRLAQSPRVLASDQWAETLLFELGRECDSIWLWTPAPTCGLILPPRIQ